Proteins encoded by one window of Primulina huaijiensis isolate GDHJ02 chromosome 1, ASM1229523v2, whole genome shotgun sequence:
- the LOC140971257 gene encoding uncharacterized protein → MTHSEISGRMIKQTFDLGEYDIEYRPRVTIKAQAQSDFLSEMIQHNVEEVWRVFVDGASSLFGCGVGVVVVSPPGEKIKLALRIDSWVTNNEAEYEAILAGIRAALEIGAFWIILYSDSQLITQQIKGVYEATDHKTLKYLKLIKAQAESFVDWSIEQIPWEENGEADALAKMAATLSEVNTREVLHVIRSILSTDEEILPASEDSWMAPLIKFIVNNELPEDKAEAHKIKRQAPRFVLLNNILYRRSFHGPLLKFLSMGEVDYVFCEIHEGCCGEHLGGIALAQKANGQTEVVNRIIVQALKTSLQGKAKDWLEEFPSVSGHTGLLLELLLKRLL, encoded by the exons ATGACTCATTCAGAAATATCCGGGAGGATGATCAAACAAACATTTGATCTGGGAGAATATGATATTGAATATAGGCCTCGGGTTACCATCAAAGCACAGGCTCAATCGGATTTCTTGTCAGAGATGATTCAGCATAATGTAGAGGAAGTTTGGAGAGTGTTTGTAGATGGAGCATCAAGCCTTTTTGGATGTGGAGTGGGAGTGGTGGTAGTATCTCCCCCGGGAGAAAAAATTAAGTTGGCTCTAAGGATTGACTCCTGGGTGACTAATAATGAAGCAGAGTATGAGGCTATTCTTGCCGGTATTCGAGCGGCCTTGGAAATTGGAGCTTTTTGGATCATTTTGTATTCCGATTCACAATTAATTACCCAGCAGATAAAGGGCGTTTATGAGGCTACGGACCACAAAACGCTTAAATATCTAAAGCTCATTAAAGCCCAGGCAGAATCttttgtggattggagtattGAACAAATCCCCTGGGAGGAGAATGGGGAAGCAGATGCTTTGGCCAAAATGGCCGCCACTCTATCAGAAGTCAATACTCGAGAAGTATTGCATGTTATCCGGTCAATTCTTTCCACAGATGAGGAGATATTGCCAGCATCAGAGGATTCTTGGATGGCACCCCTGATCAAGTTCATTGTGAACAATGAATTACCTGAAGATAAAGCAGAAGCTCATAAGATCAAAAGACAAGCTCCCAGGTTTGTCCTTTTAAATAACATCTTGTACAGGAGATCATTTCATGGACCTCTGTTAAAATTCTTATCTATGGGAGAGGTGGATTATGTCTTTTGTGAAATTCATGAAGGCTGTTGTGGAGAACACCTCGGAGGAATAGCGTTGGCCCAAAAG GCTAATGGTCAGACAGAGGTCGTAAACAGAATTATCGTTCAAGCCTTGAAAACTAGTCTACAGGGAAAAGCAAAAGACTGGTTGGAGGAATTTCCTAGTGTCTCTGGGCATACAGGACTACTCCTTGAGCTCCTACTCAAGAGACTCCTTTAA